One Cryptococcus neoformans var. neoformans B-3501A chromosome 10, whole genome shotgun sequence DNA window includes the following coding sequences:
- a CDS encoding hypothetical protein (HMMPfam hit to Mito_carr, Mitochondrial carrier protein, score: 236.2, E(): 5.8e-68): MADEVQTNAMEDVLFGSAAGMVAKLFEHPFDLIKVRLQSQPTDQALKFTGPLDCFKQTSAKEGWRGLYRGISAPIVGAACENATLFLAYNKCKEGIYLLRPDGKGKDREFNMKETALAAAGAGSIASFILTPIELIKCRMQVQMLAREGAFGAAPVTVPAPGIHPFATTPNPSVPHVAPQLRAAAPLGPIALIIDTVRQSGIRGLWLGQTGTLLRETGGSAAWFGSYEWAARWFMARHQITIGRERKATKSDLTAVELMAAGALAGVSYNVVLFPADSVKSSMQTSAELNPDKPPPGFWPTAKKIWKSRGIRGMYAGCGLTVLRSAPSSAMIFYIYTRLESEFGGFLNQDIA; encoded by the exons ATGGCGGATGAAGTCCAAACAAACGCTATGGAGGATGTTCTTTTTGGCAGT GCTGCCGGTATGGTTGCAAAACTTTTCGAGCACCCTTTCGACTTGA TAAAAGTCCGACTTCAATCTCAGCCCACGGACCAAGCGCTCAAATTTACCGGCCCGTTGGATTGTTTCAAGCAGACAAGCGcaaaggaaggatggaggGGTCTCTATAGG GGTATCTCTGCGCCTATAGTGGGAGCTGCTTGCGAGAACGCCACCCTGTTCTTGGCTTATAACAAATGTAAAGAGGGAATATATCTCTTACGGCCTGAcggcaaaggaaaagacagAGAGTTCAACATGAAGGAAACTGCCTTAGCCGCTGCTGGAGCAGGATCTATCGCGAGTTTCATCCT AACACCTATTGAGCTCATCAAGTGTCGAATGCAAGTGCAAATGCTTGCTCGCGAAGGCGCTTTTGGTGCAGCCCCCGTTACCGTCCCTGCCCCTGGTATTCATCCCTTTGCCACGACTCCCAACCCTTCTGTTCCCCATGTAGCCCCACAACTACGAGCAGCAGCACCTCTTGGTCCTATCGCCCTTATTATCGATACTGTTCGTCAATCAGGCATCCGAGGCCTATGGCTTGGTCAAACGGGCACGCTTCTACGAGAGACAGGTGGCTCGGCTGCGTGGTTTGGGTCTTATGAATGGGCCGCTCGGTGGTTCATGGCTCGACACCAAATCACCATTGGTCGCGAGCGAAAAGCTACCAAGTCTGACCTGACAGCAGTGGAGCTTATGGCTGCTGGTGCCCTTGCAGGCGTGTCCTACAATGTCGTGCTCTTCCCTGCAGACAGCGTCAAGTCTTCCATGCAGACATCTGCGGAACTTAACCCGGACAAGCCACCGCCTGGGTTCTGGCCCACCGCTAAGAAGATTTGGAAATCCAGAGGGATCAGGGGGATGTACGCTGGGTGTGGTCTGACAGTACTGAGGTCTGCGCCTAGCTCGGCCATGATTTTCTACATTTACACACGATTGGAGAGCGAATTTGGTGGATTTTTGAACCAAGATATTGCATAG